AAGCCGAGCAAGCATAACAAAATCAGGGCCCAGGACAGGGGCCGTCGGGACGCCTGTGGACTGTGCGCCGAGCAGTATCCACAGCCTGCCCGTTATGTTGGTCACGGTGTCATCGACGACGACCGATGTCGTCGAATCGGACAGAGAGGTCGGCCCATGCGCGCAGCTCAGGTCAGCAGGTTGGAAGGACCGGAAGCGGTCGAGATCGTCGACATCCCCGAACCCGCCGCCTTCCCCGGCGGTGTGGTCATCGATGTGCATGCCGCCGGCGTGGCGTTCCCCGACGTGCTGATGACCCGCGGGCTCTACCAGATGAAGCCGGAGCTGCCGTTCGTGGTGGGCGGCGAGGTGGCGGGCGTGGTGCGTGAGGCACCCGAGGGCGCGCATGTGCGCCCCGGCGACCGGGTGCTGGCGCTGACCATGCTCGGCAACGCCATCGCCGAGGTCGCGGTGACCCCGGCGGAGATGGTGTTCAAGCTGCCGGACAACATCTCGATGGAAGCGGGCGCAGGCATTCTGTTCAACGACCTGACCGTGCACTTCTGCCTGCGCAACCGCGGCAGGCTCGCGCCGGGGGAGACGGTGCTGGTGCACGGCGCCGCGGGCGGCATCGGCACCTCGACGCTGCGGATGGCCGCCGCGCTCGGGGCGAGCCGGGTGGTCGCGGTGGTGAGCACGCCGGAGAAGGCCGAGGTCGCCAAGGCCAACGGCGCCACCGACGTGGTGCTCACCGAGGGCTGGCTGGCGGCGGTGAAGGAACTGACCGGCGGGCGCGGGGTGGACATCGTGCTCGACCCGGTGGGTGGGGACCGGTTCACCGACAGCATCCGCTCGCTGGCCTCGGCGGGCCGCCTGCTGGTCGTCGGCTTCACCGCCGGTGAGATCCCGACGGTGAAGGTGAACCGCCTGCTGTTGAAGAACGTCGAGGTGGTCGGCGCGGCGTGGGGCGAGTGGGTGATGTCGCACCCCGGTTACCTGGCCGAGCAGTGGGCCGAGGTGGAGCCGCTGTTGGCCTCGGGTGCGATCGCGCCGCCGCAGCCGGTGCTGTACCCGCTGGACCGGGCCGCCGAGGCGGTCGCCTCGCTGGACAATCGCACCGCCACCGGCAAGGTGGTCGTGACGGTCCGCTGACGTGCCGCTGTCGGCCAGGGTGCTCAACCGCACCCTGCTCGAGCGCCAGCATCTGCTGGCGCGGTCGGAGCTGTCGGTGCCGCGGATGTGCGAGCACCTGGTCGGCCTGCAGGCGCAGGACGTCACCCCGCCGTTCGTCGGATTGTGGAGTCGCACAGCGGATTTCGATCCGGCTTCGGTGTCGGTCGGGCTCACCGAACGCACCCTGGTGCGGATCACGGCGATGCGCGGCACCATCCATCTGCTGACCGCGGCCGACGCGCTGCGCATCGCGCCGATGATCCAGCCGGAACTGGAGAAGATCCCGTTCCGCAAGGGCTTCAACTACGGCGCGATGGTCGGCCTCGATCCCGAGCGGGTGCGCGCCGACGGCGAGCGAGTGCTCGGCGACGACCCGGTGCCCGCCGCCGTGCTGCGGGAACGCGCCGCGCAGCGGTATCCCGATCGCGATCCGGGCGCGGTCGTGCAGACCTGGCTGTATCAGCTGCCGGTGCTGCAGACCCCGCCGCGCGGGCGCTGGAAGGACAACAGCAGGCCGGTGTGGTCGCGGGTGCAGCCGTGGCTGGGGGCGGCGCTGGAACCGGGCTACCCGTTGACCGAGCTGGCCGTGCGCTACCTGCGCGCGTTCGGCCCGGCGAGCACCGGTGACATGCAGACCTGGTCGAAGCTGCCGGGTTGGCGCGCGGCGGTGACCGCGCTGGGTGACCGTCTGCGCACCTACACCGACGAGCGCGGTCGCACCCTCTACGACCTCGCCGACGCGCCACTGGCCGACCCGGACCGTCCGGCTCCGGTCCGGCTGCTCGGCTGGTACGACAACGCCCTGCTCAGCCACCAGGACCGGGCGCGGATCGTGCCGGAGGGCGCGGCCGCGGCTCTGCGTTCCTACGCCACGATGCTGTCGCCGGTGCTGGTCGACGGTTTCGTGGCGGGGGTGTACAAGGTCTTCCCGCGGGCCGGGCGGGCGCGGCTGCGCATCGTGCCTGCGCGTGCCTGGAGGACGGCCGAGCGCGAGCAGGTGGCCGCCGAGGCGGCCGCGCTGCTGGCTTTTCTCGAGCCCGAGCTGACGCCGAGCGTGGAGATTCTCGACGTCGGCGCGGATGTGCGGCCCTGATCCGGACCGTCCCGGAACTCAGTGCGGGTCGCGATAGGCGGGCGCTTTGCTGGTCGTGGTGGGGGTCAGGGTGCGCAGCAGTGGCAGGGTGCGGCGCGGGACCACCGTGGACAGCACGATGACGCTGTGCGAGCGCACGACCGAACTGGTCCGGTCGATGCTCAGCAACACCGCCTGGAGTCCCGCGTGCGAGTCGGCGCCGATGCGGCACAGCACGTCGCCGGTGCCGGTGGTGGCGTAGGCCTCCAGGACGCCGGGGATCGCGTCGAGTTCGGCGGCGAGGGTGTCGAGCGCGCCCTGGGCGATCTCCAGCGTGACGAAGGCCTGCACGTCGAATCCGGCCGCGGTGACGTCGATCTGGGGATCGTAGGAGGCGATCACCCCGGCCTCCTCCATTCGCGAGATCCGCGACTGCACCGTCGCCCTGGCCACCCTGGTGCGCCGGGACAGTTCCAGGATCCCGGCCTTCTGGTGCTCGTGCATCGCGGTGAGGATGGCCAGATCCAGTTCGTCCAGTCTCGCCGGGGTACGGGACACGGCTGCCTCCTCGGGCGCGATGAGTCGATGTCCCCATGCTAGGCAATCTGCACAGCTCATCGGGGTTGTTCCTGGCCGATTGCGCCAGACTGCGCACCCGGCGGCGGCGCTGTTGCCCAGGTCACACCGCCGGGATTTCCTTGGACCATGACCCTCGAGAATCTGCCGACCGACGGCGAGTTGCGCGATCTCGTCGGGCTGGTCGACCACGACGTGAGCATCGACCCGTTCCCGGTGATCGGCTGGGACGCGCTGGTCTGGGTCGTCGGCAACGCGACCCAGACCGCCCACTTCCTGGAATCGGCGCTCGGCATGCGGCTGGAGGCCTACGCCGGGCCGGAGACCGGTGTACGGGATCACAAGGCGTTCGTGTTGCGCAGCGGCGCAGCGCGTTTCGTGGTCCAGGGTGCGGTCGACCCCGACAGCCGCCTGGCCGAGCATCATCGCCGCCACGGCGACGGCGTGCTCGACATCGCGCTGGAGGTGCCCGATGTGGACCGCTGTGTGCGCTGGGCGCACGGGCAGGGCGCGCGCGTGCTGGCCGAACCGCACGACGAGCGCGACGAGTACGGTGTCGTCCGCACCGCGACCCTGGCCGCCTACGGCGCGACCAGGCACACCCTGGTGGACCGCTCCGGCTACGACGGCCCCTACCGGCCCGGCTTCGTGCCGCGGCGCTCGGGATTCCGGCCCCGCCCCGGCAGGCCGGCTCGGCTGTTCCAGGCCATCGACCACGTGGTCGGCAATGTCGAACTGGGCATGATGGACCACTGGGTGGAGTTCTATCGCCGGGTCATGGGCTTCACGAACATGGCCGAGTTCGTCGGCGACGACATCGCCACCGAGTACTCGGCACTGATGAGCAAGGTCGTCGCCAACGGCAACCACCGGGTGAAGTTCCCGCTCAACGAACCCGCGCCGGGCCGGCGCCGCTCCCAGATCGACGAGTTCCTCGAATTCCACCGCGGGCCCGGTGTCCAGCACATCGCCCTGGCCACCGGCGACATCCTCGCCACCGTGGACGCGATGCGCGCCGAGGGCGTGGAGTTCCTCGCCACCCCCGACGCCTACTACCAGGACCCCGACCTGCGCGCCCGCATCGGCCGGGTCCGTGTCCCGGTCGAGGAACTGCGCCGCCGCGGCATCCTGGTCGACCGCGACGAGGACGGTTACCTGCTGCAGATCTTCACCAAGCCGATCGGCGACCGCCCCACGGTGTTCTTCGAACTCATCGAACGCCACGGTTCCCTCGGTTTCGGCAAGGGCAACTTCAAAGCCCTCTTCGAGGCCATCGAGCGAGAACAGGCGGCCCGGGGAAACCTGTAGCGCCGCAACGTCGCTCGTCGCGGCGCCGGCGAGACCCCGGAGGTGCTGCGCGAACCCCGGTAGAGTGCCTGGCATGCGGATCCCGTCGGCGCTCATCACAGGTCTCACCCTGGTCCTGACGTTGTCGGCGTGCGGTTCGGGGGGCGATTCCGGCTCCGACACCCCGTTGCGCCCACCGCCGAAGGTGGCCTCGCTCGGGCCGTTCGTCGGCGAGTGCGGGCACGTCACCGACGACGAGGTACGCGACATCGCGGGCCTGGGCACGCTGTCGCAGGTGTTCAAGAACTCGGTGGGGTGCAACTACCAGTCCGCGGGCATCGGTTCGCCGAGTGTCACCTTCGCCTCCTATCGGGGCAGCCCGATCGAGCGGGAGAAGGCGTGGGTGTCCAACGTCGGGCGGGCGCCGGATGCGATCGAGGTGGGCGGTAGGCCGGGCTTCGCCGCGCTCGACCCGAGCGGCACGGTCTGCGATCTCGCCGTCCAGCTCGACGACGACTTCTTCGAGTGGTCGATGTCGTACGGGTTCTTCGGGCCGTTGGACAACCCGTGTGACAAGACCAGGAAGTTGGCCGAACTCACCGTGGCGCGGTTGAAGTGAGGGGTGGGGCGTTGATGCGCAGGGTTCCCGGCCGCCGGGCGGCGGCGCTGAGCGGCGCCGTGCTGGCGCTGGTCGCGATGGTGGCCGGGTGCGGGCGCACCGTCGAGGGCGCGGCCTTTCCGGCCGGCGGCAGTCAGGAGATCAACACCAACTTCGACAAGCTGCTCCGCGAATGCGACGTGGTCGAGCCGGCGAAGATCGGTGAAGCGGTCGGCGACGCCAGGTACGTCAACGGCTCGTTCAACGGCGCGGTCTGCATGTGGGATGTGGAGGACGCGCCGGGCGGGCTGGCGATGGTCACGCTGAACTGGTACGAGATCGGCTCGCTCAACAACGAGAAGATCACCGCCGACAAGCTCGGCTACAGCACCGAGACCATCACCGTGCAGGGCAGGCGGGGCCTGCAGGTGCGTCGACCCGGGGATCCGGACTCCTGCGGGGTGACCGCCTCGGCGGCCGACACCGGGGTGGTGGGCTGGTGGATCAACTACCGCGCCGGGTCCGCGCACCCCGACCCGTGCGGCGCGGCCAAGACGCTGTTGGAGCTGACGCTGAATCTGGCCAGGTGATTCCCCGCCCGCCGGACCCCCGCTTTGACCATCTGCGCAGGCCGCGGGTATCGTGGATCGCTGTGCCCGGAAGCATGCGGGCAAGTTCGTGCGTAGACGTAGGCCAGCGAGAGCGGCTGACCTCTCCGGCGTGCCCGGATCAAGGGTCCTAGCCCGCGCACGACACGCCCGACCTCGGGACGCGAGAAACGTGGTTGGACGTGCGAGTACAGCTCGAAAACCAGCCATGAAGTTCCCGACACCGCGTTAATCAACAAGGAAAGCCGGTCTATGCCAACCATCAACCAGCTGGTCCGCAAGGGTCGCCGTGACAAGGTCGCCAAGACCAAGACCGCGGCCCTCAAGGGGAGCCCGCAGCGTCGTGGCGTGTGCACCCGCGTGTACACCACGACCCCGAAGAAGCCGAACTCCGCGCTGCGCAAGGTCGCGCGTGTTCGCCTGACCAGCCAGGTCGAGGTCACGGCGTACATCCCCGGCGAAGGCCACAACCTGCAGGAGCACTCGATGGTGCTCGTCCGTGGCGGTCGTGTGAAGGACCTCCCCGGTGTGCGTTACAAGATCATCCGCGGCTCCCTCGACACCCAGGGTGTGAAGAACCGCAAGCAGGCCCGCAGCCGCTACGGCGCCAAGAAGGAGAAGAGCTGATATGCCGCGCAAGGGCCCCGCTCCCAAGCGTCCGTTGATCAACGACCCGGTCTACGGGTCGCCGCTGGTCACGCAGCTGGTCAACAAGATCCTGCTCGACGGCAAGAAGTCCACCGCGGAGCGCATCGTCTACGGTGCGCTGGAGCAGGCGCGCGAGAAGACCGGCACCGATCCGGTCGTCACCCTCAAGCGCGCGCTCGACAACGTCAAGCCCTCCCTCGAGGTGAAGCCCCGCCGCGTCGGTGGCGCCACCTACCAGGTGCCGGTCGAGGTGCGTCCCGGCCGTGCCAACACCCTCGCGCTGCGCTGGCTGGTCAACTTCGCCCGTGCGCGTCGTGAGAAGACCATGGTCGAGCGTCTCGCCAACGAACTGCTCGACGCCAGCAACGGCCTCGGCGCCTCGGTGAAGCGGCGCGAGGACACCCACAAGATGGCCGAATCCAACCGGGCCTTCGCGCACTACCGCTGGTGATCGCCGCCCGGCCCGTCGCTCGTGTCGGCGCCGGAAGGCCTCACGGTCGGAAGGAGGGCACTTCGGTGCCCCTTCCGGCGTTGACATAGTGAGGACCCGACCAGGGTCTCCGAACGCAAGATCCCAACTAGCTATCGCTTACAGAGCAGAGCGGGGAAGATTTCCGTGGCACAGGACGTGCTCACCGACCTGAAGAAGGTCCGCAACATCGGCATCATGGCCCACATCGATGCCGGTAAGACCACCACTACCGAACGCATCCTCTTCTACACGGGTGTCAACTACAAGATCGGTGAGACGCACGACGGCGCGTCGACCACCGACTGGATGGAGCAGGAGCAGGAGCGCGGCATCACCATCACCTCCGCCGCGGTGACCTGTTTCTGGAACCAGAACCAGATCAACATCATCGACACCCCCGGCCACGTGGACTTCACCGTCGAGGTGGAGCGGTCGCTGCGCGTGCTCGACGGCGCGGTCGCGGTCTTCGATGGCAAGGAAGGCGTGGAGCCGCAGTCCGAGCAGGTGTGGCGCCAGGCCGACAAGTACGACGTGCCGCGCATCTGCTTCGTCAACAAGATGGACAAGCTCGGCGCCGACTTCTACTTCACGGTGCAGACCATCAAGGACCGCCTCGGCGCGCGTCCGCTGGTCATCCAGCTGCCCATCGGCGCGGAGGACACCTTCGAGGGCGTCGTCGACCTGGTCGAGATGAACGCCAAGGTGTGGACCGGCGAGACCAAGCTCGGTGAGAAGTACGAGGTCAAGGAAATCCCGGCCGATCTGGCCGAGAAGGCCGAGCAGTACCGCCAGGAGCTGCTCGAGGCCGTCGCGGAGTCCGACGAGGCGCTGCTGGACAAGTTCTTCGGCGGCGAGGAGCTCACGATCGATGAGATCAAGGGCGCCATCCGCAAGATGACGGTCAACTCCGAGGCCTACCCCGTGCTCTGCGGCTCGGCGTTCAAGAACAAGGGCGTGCAGCCCATGCTCGACGCCGTCATCGACTACCTGCCTTCGCCGCTGGACGTCGAGAACGTCGAAGGCCACGTCCCCGGCAAGGAGGACGAGGTCATCAACCGTCGTCCGAGTGCCGACGAGCCCTTCGCGGCGCTGGCGTTCAAGATCGCGGTGCACCCCTTCTTCGGCAAGCTGACCTACATCCGGGTGTACTCGGGCAAGGTCGACTCCGGCGCCCAGGTCATCAACGCGACCAAGGGCAAGAAGGAGCGTCTGGGCAAGCTGTTCCAGATGCACGCCAACAAGGAGAACCCGGTTCCCGAGGTCTCCGCGGGCCACATCTACGCGGTGATCGGCCTCAAGGACACCACCACCGGTGACACCCTGTGCGATCCGCAGAACCAGATCGTGCTGGAGTCCATGACCTTCCCGGACCCGGTCATCGAGGTCTCGATCGAGCCGAAGACCAAGTCCGACCAGGAGAAGCTGGGCACCGCGATCCAGAAGCTGGCCGAAGAGGATCCCACCTTCTCGGTCAAGCTCGACCCCGAGACCGGTCAGACGGTCATCGGTGGCATGGGCGAGCTGCACCTCGACATCCTTGTCGACCGCATGAAGCGCGAGTTCAAGGTCGAGGCGAACGTCGGCAAGCCCCAGGTGGCCTACCGCGAGACCATCACCAAGACGGTCGAGAAGCTCGAGTACACCCACAAGAAGCAGACGGGTGGCTCGGGTCAGTTCGCGAAGGTCATCATCGCCCTCGAGCCGTTCGTGGGCGAGGACGGCGCGCACTACGAGTTCGAGAACAAGGTCACCGGTGGCCGCGTGCCGAAGGAGTACATCCCTTCGGTCGACGCCGGTGCCCAGGACGCGATGCAGTACGGTGTGCTCGCCGGTTATCCGCTGGTCAACCTGAAGGTCACGCTGCTGGACGGCGCCTACCACGACGTGGACTCGTCGGAAATGGCGTTCAAGATCGCCGGCGCGCAGGCCCTGAAGGAAGCGGCCCGCAAGGCCGGTCCGGTGATCCTCGAGCCGATGATGGCGGTCGAGGTCATCACGCCCGAGGATTACATGGGCGACGTGATCGGCGACTTGAACTCCCGCCGTGGTCAGATCCAGGCCATGGAGGAACGCAGTGGTGCCCGTGTCGTCAAGGCGCTGGTTCCGCTCTCGGAGATGTTCGGTTACATCGGTGACCTGCGGTCGAAGACCCAGGGCCGGGCGAACTACTCCATGGTGTTCGATTCGTACGCGGAGGTTCCGGCCAACGTGTCGAAGGAGATCATCGCCAAGGCGACCGGGGAGTGATCCCTTCCGGGGCAGGTGGCACACTTGCCTCGGAAACTCCCGGGCGCTCTGTACGACCCGAAATTTCCCTGCATCCGCAGGGATGACCCCCCGCACTGCTGCAACTGCAGGAACCAACACAGTCCAGGAGGACAAAACAGTGGCGAAGGCGAAGTTCGAGCGGACGAAGCCGCACGTCAACATCGGCACCATCGGTCACGTCGACCACGGCAAGACCACGCTGACCGCGGCGATCACCAAGGTGCTGGCTGACAAGTACCCGGATCTGAACCAGAGCTTCGCGTTCGATCAGATCGACAAGGCGCCCGAAGAGAAGGCGCGTGGCATCACGATCAACATCTCGCACGTCGAGTACCAGACCGAGAAGCGCCACTACGCCCACGTCGACGCGCCGGGTCACGCCGACTACATCAAGAACATGATCACCGGTGCGGCGCAGATGGACGGCGCCATCCTGGTGGTCGCCGCGACCGACGGCCCGATGCCGCAGACCCGCGAGCACGTGCTGCTGGCCCGCCAGGTCGGCGTGCCCTACATCCTGGTCGCCCTGAACAAGGCCGACATGGTCGACGACGAGGAGATCCTCGAGCTCGTCGAGATGGAGGTCCGCGAGCTGCTGGCCGCCCAGGAGTTCGACGAGGAAGCCCCCGTCGTGCGCGTGTCCGGCCTGAAGGCCCTCGAGGGCGACCCCAAGTGGGTCAAGTCCGTCGAGGACCTGATGGACGCCGTCGACGAGTCCATCCCGGACCCGGTGCGTGAGACCGACAAGCCGTTCCTCATGCCGATCGAGGACGTCTTCACCATCACCGGCCGTGGCACCGTCGTCACCGGTCGTGTCGAGCGCGGCATCATCAACGTGAACGAGGAAGTGGAGATCACCGGCATCCGTCCGGAGACCACCAAGACCACGGTCACCGGTATCGAGATGTTCCGCAAGCTGCTCGACCAGGGCCAGGCGGGCGACAACGTCGGCCTGCTGATCCGTGGCATCAAGCGCGAGGACGTGGAGCGCGGCCAGGTCGTCATCAAGCCGGGCACCACCACCCCGCACACCGAGTTCGAGGGCCAGGCGTACATCCTGTCGAAGGACGAGGGCGGCCGCCACACCCCGTTCTTCAACAACTACCGTCCGCAGTTCTACTTCCGCACCACCGACGTGACCGGCGTCGTGACCCTCCCCGAGGGCACCGAGATGGTCATGCCGGGCGACAACACCGAGATGAGCGTCAAGCTGATCCAGCCGGTCGCCATGGAAGAGGGCCTGCGCTTCGCGATCCGCGAGGGTGGCCGCACCGTCGGTGCCGGCCGCGTCACCAAGATCATCAAGTGATTTCCTGAAATCACGATCTGCCACGGCGCCGCTCCGCAAGGGGCGGCGCCGTTCGGCGTTTCCGGGGGCCGTCCTGATTTCGGTCCAGTGCCGATTGCTGCAATGTTGCCGGACCGGCCCGCGGTGGCCGACCGCAGTGCGACACTGGACGGGCCCGCGAGTGCCGAACCTTCGGGAGGACCGATGCGCACCTCGTCCCGTGCGGCCGATCTCGACATCGTCGAGGGGACTCTGCCGCTCGGCCTGCCCTACCGCGCGCTGGGATCGGGGCCGCCGTTGGTGTTCCTGCGCTGGTTCACTCCCGACCACGCCAATCCGGCGGGGCTGATGGCCAGGGCGGAGATCGCGGCGCTGGCGCCGCTGGCCGCGCATCGGCGGGTCTATGCGGTGAACCGGGCGCCGGACATGCCGTCGGGCACCACGATGGCCGAGATCGCCGACGATCACGCCGCCGCGCTGCGCACCGAGTTCAGTGCCCCGGTGGACGTGCTCGGCATCTCCTCCGGCGGGTCGGTGGCGCTGCAACTGGCCGCCGACCACCCCGACGTGGTGCGCAGGCTGGTCGTGGCCGCCTCGGCGTCGCGGCTGGAGGAACGGGCCCGGGTGGCGCAGCTGCGGTACGCCGAGGCCGCCGCAGCGGGTAAGCGCGCCCTGCACCACATGGAACCCGAGCCGCGAACCGTGCGGGCCAGGATCAACGCCGCGGTGATGTGGTTGCTCGACCCGCTCGCCCGGCCCCGCAATCCCGCCGACACACTGGCGTTCGTCCGCGCCGAGGACGCCTTCGACGTGACCGACCGGCTGGCCGCGATCACCGCGCCCACGCTGGTGATCGGCGGCGAGCGCGACGAGTTCTACTCGCCGGAGGCGTTCCGCCGGACCGCCGACGGCATCCCCGACTCCCGGCTGGTGATCGTGCCCGGCGCGGGCCACATGGGCGCGGTGCGGCATCCGCGGTTCGCGGCCGAGGTGCTCGCCTTCCTCGACCACTGAGGGATCGGACCACTGAGGGATGGCCCGGGCCGGCCGCCTGCCGGATCAGCCGAGCTGGGTCATCCCCGCCGCCACCACCTTCGCCACCCCGAGCAGTTCCTCGCTGGTGGGCAGGGCCACGCCGTCGAGCGCGTGCAGCCGGTCGGTGCTGGCGATGGCGAACATCGCCGAGACCCAGGCGGCCGCGCAGGCGCGAACCGTGCCCGGCCGCACCGGTTGCGGCGCGCTGGCCTGCAGTACCCGCGCCGTCACGTCGAGCAGGTGGTCGCGCAGGCGCCGCAGTTGGGCGCGCACGTCGGGATGGGTGTCGGCCTCGCGCCACATGATCACGCGCAACACCGAGGAGTGGTGCTCGCGCAGGTTCAGCGCGGTGTCGAGGTTGAGCAGGCTGGCGGCCGGGTCGCCGGGGGCGACCACCGCGCCGATGTCGGGCACCGGGTGGGCGGGCACCCGCTCGGCCATCAGCGCCGACAGGATCGCGTCCTTGGTGGGGAAGTAGTAGAAGACCAAGCCCTTCGGCACACCCGCGACCGCCGCGATGGCGGCGGTCGGGGTGGCGTCGAATCCTTTGGCGGCGAAGAGCTGTTCGGCGGCGTCCAGGATGAGTTCGCGGGCGTCGCCGTCGAGCTTGGCGCTGCGGCGGCGCCCGGTCCGGGCGGGGTGCTGCGTGCGCGTCACGGCGTCCTCCGTGGCGGTCCGCCGACCACCTTCGGCCGCCTCGGGGTCAGTGGTGCACGGCGGTGCGATGCATGCGTCCGGTGACCGCGGGCAACGCCGCGATCGCGACCACCACCGTGACGACCCCGACCACCCATGCGGTCCAGGATGCGCCACGGAACTCGGTGAAGTCCATCGCCCAAGGCGAGAGGAACAGCAGCGCGCCGAACAACGCCATCGCGTAGTCGGCCATCGCCATCGCGGGCCGGGCCATCTGCGCCAGGCCGGTGAGGGCGATGAGCACGCCGAGCACGATCAGCGTCCACATGGCCCGGTCGCTGGTGTCGAGCCACAGCGGCGAGAGTGCGGTGAAGGCGCCGAGCACGACCGCGAGCAGGTCCTGTGCGCGACTCTCGGTGAACATGGTGTGCCTCCTGCGAGAGAACAATGGTCCTGACCTCGGTATAGACCTGATTGACCGCCCGGTCGATATCGGGATGGATACGATTGCGCGGCGAAGTGTGATACGCCCGCACCGGGTGCATCCCGCTCGGAAAAGGAGCGGTCCCACGATCTACCAAGCGCTTGCTAGGGTGAGATGTCGCCGAGGGAAGGGACCACCGCAATGAGCGCGCCGATCGTCATCGTGGGAGCCGGGCTGGCCGGACTGCGGACCGCCGAGGAACTGCGCCGCGCCGGGTACGAGGGCGACCTCGTGCTGCTGGGCGACGAGGCGCGCCTGCCCTACGACCGCCCGCCGCTGTCGAAGCAGTTCGTGCGCGGCGAGACCGACGACACCACGTTGCGCCCGGCCGAGTTCTTCACCGACAAGCGCATCGAGCTGCGGTTGGGCACCACCGCGACCGGAGTGGACACCGCCACCCGCCGGGTCCTGCTCGCGGACGGCTCCGCGCTCGCCTACGACCATCTCGTCATCGCGACCGGCCTGCGGCCCCGCACACTTCCCGGGCTGCCGACGCCGGCCGGCGTGCACGTGTTGCGCGACCATGCCGACGCCACCGCGTTGCGCGACGAATCAGCTTCCGCCACAGCGGCTCTGGTGATCGGCGCGGGCTTCATCGGCTGCGAGGTGGCGGCCAGCTTCCGGGCGCGCGGGCTGGACGTGGTGCTGGTCGAGCCGCAGCCGACTCCGTTGGCCTCGGTGCTCGGCGAACAGGTCGGCGGGCTGGTCGCGCGCATGCACCGCGCCGAGGGGGTCGACCTGCGCTGCGGCACCGGGGTGCGGACCCTGCTGTCCGACGACCGGGGCCGGGTGCGTGGGGCGCTGCTCTCCGACGGCGCGGAGGTGCGCGCCGACCTGGTCGTCCTGGGGGTGGGCTCGCGGCCCGCCGTCGAGTGGCTGGCCGATTCCGGTATCGCGCTGGCCGAGCAGGCGGCCGGCGGTGGCGTACTGGCCGACGAGGTGGGCCGCACGTCGGTCGAGCGGGTCTGGGCGGTCGGCGACGTGGCGGCCTGGCGGCACGAGACCGGCGCACAGCAGCGGGTCGAGCACTGGACCAACGCGGGGGAGCAGGCCAAGCTGGTGGCCTGCGCGCTGCTCGGGGCCGAACCGCCGACGGCCGCGCGGGTGCCGTACTTCTGGAGCGATCAGTACGACGTGAAGATCCAGGCACTCGGCACGCCGAGCGCCGACGACGACGTCTCGGTGGCGGCCGACGACGGCCGCAAGTTCCTCGCGTACTACTCGCGCGCGGGCGCCCTCACCGCGGTGGTCGGCGCGGGCATGACGGCGCAGGTCATGAAGGCCCGCGCCAAGGTGGCCGCGGGCGCTCCGGTGGCCGATCTGCTGGCCACCACCTGAGCCGAGCACCGCGGAGACCGATTCGCGTGCCCGCGTGGGGCGTCGCGCCGGCGACCCCGCTCGGGCGAATTCGTGGCCGCGGGGCCCTGTAATACGGTGGTCGATGTGATCGTCGCGCTCATCGACTCGGGTCTGGGGCTGCTGCCAACGGCCGCGTGGCTGCGCAAGCTGCGCCCGGATGTGGATCTGCTGCTGCAACTGGACCCCGACGGCGCGCCCTGGGGGCCCAAGCCGGAGCAGTGGACGATCGAGCGGGTGGTGGCGGCGGCGCGTACCTCCATCGCCGCCGGGGCCGAGGTGATCGTGCTGCCCTGCAACACCGCCAGCGTGACCGCGCTCGAGCAGGTACGCGCCGAGGTCGGGCCCGAGGTGCCGGTGATCGGCACGGTGCCCGCGATCAA
This sequence is a window from Nocardia farcinica. Protein-coding genes within it:
- a CDS encoding NAD(P)/FAD-dependent oxidoreductase yields the protein MSAPIVIVGAGLAGLRTAEELRRAGYEGDLVLLGDEARLPYDRPPLSKQFVRGETDDTTLRPAEFFTDKRIELRLGTTATGVDTATRRVLLADGSALAYDHLVIATGLRPRTLPGLPTPAGVHVLRDHADATALRDESASATAALVIGAGFIGCEVAASFRARGLDVVLVEPQPTPLASVLGEQVGGLVARMHRAEGVDLRCGTGVRTLLSDDRGRVRGALLSDGAEVRADLVVLGVGSRPAVEWLADSGIALAEQAAGGGVLADEVGRTSVERVWAVGDVAAWRHETGAQQRVEHWTNAGEQAKLVACALLGAEPPTAARVPYFWSDQYDVKIQALGTPSADDDVSVAADDGRKFLAYYSRAGALTAVVGAGMTAQVMKARAKVAAGAPVADLLATT